A genomic region of Alnus glutinosa chromosome 11, dhAlnGlut1.1, whole genome shotgun sequence contains the following coding sequences:
- the LOC133882718 gene encoding uncharacterized protein LOC133882718, with the protein MAESASAEIQEEANALIINVNENSESEWEANSASGNESQKGKVDTEANLLDRALANNITQMLESLEPPLSPECCIYKVPSDLRKMNEEAYTPQVISIGPFHHGVERFLAMVGRLT; encoded by the coding sequence ATGGCAGAATCAGCAAGTGcagaaattcaagaagaagcAAATGCTTTGATAATAAATGTCAATGAAAATTCTGAAAGTGAATGGGAAGCAAACAGTGCAAGTGGAAATGAAAGTCAAAAGGGAAAAGTTGATACGGAAGCCAACTTGCTAGACAGAGCGTTGGCAAATAACATCACACAAATGCTAGAAAGCTTGGAGCCTCCCTTATCACCTGAATGTTGTATCTACAAGGTTCCAAGTGATCTTCGCAAAATGAACGAAGAAGCTTACACTCCTCAGGTTATATCAATAGGGCCTTTTCACCACGGTGTTGAAAGGTTCCTCGCCATGGTTGGCAGGCTAACTTGA